One genomic segment of Gottschalkia acidurici 9a includes these proteins:
- a CDS encoding phosphoglycerate dehydrogenase, translated as MKKVLLTYGFEDGKMEERKSILEDLGYKVYYEDESTFEYKSYMKDIDALMCHSVFKKADINDFPSLKWIQLTSMGFEQVPKEEVLKRNITVTNNKGGYSIPMGEWVVLNILELIKNRKSAYQNQMNKRWYMDFSVKEVYRKKIAFIGTGDIAKESVKRLSGFGVDILGVNTDGRDINGFDKCFSIDDIDDVLKESDIVVICLPNTDKTKHLFNKERLCKMKKDAYLINVSRGAIISEDDLVSHLDGGNLKGVALDVFEKEPLSKKSRLWDIDRVVITSHNSWISEMIGERRWNLFYENLKRYVNDEELLNVVKIEKGY; from the coding sequence ATGAAAAAAGTATTACTTACATATGGATTCGAAGATGGAAAGATGGAAGAAAGAAAGTCTATCTTAGAAGATTTAGGATATAAGGTATATTACGAGGATGAATCCACATTTGAATATAAGAGCTATATGAAAGATATAGATGCATTGATGTGTCATAGCGTGTTTAAAAAGGCTGATATTAATGATTTTCCTTCTCTCAAATGGATTCAATTAACTAGCATGGGGTTTGAGCAAGTTCCTAAAGAAGAAGTATTAAAAAGAAATATAACTGTTACTAATAATAAAGGCGGGTATAGCATACCTATGGGTGAATGGGTAGTGCTTAATATTTTAGAGCTTATAAAGAATAGAAAAAGTGCTTATCAAAATCAGATGAATAAAAGATGGTATATGGACTTTTCGGTGAAAGAAGTATATAGAAAAAAGATAGCTTTTATAGGGACTGGAGACATAGCAAAAGAGTCTGTTAAGAGACTAAGTGGTTTCGGAGTAGATATATTAGGAGTCAACACAGATGGAAGAGATATAAATGGATTTGATAAATGCTTTTCAATTGATGATATAGACGATGTTTTAAAAGAAAGTGACATAGTAGTCATATGCTTACCTAATACTGATAAAACTAAACATCTTTTTAATAAAGAAAGATTATGTAAGATGAAAAAAGACGCTTATCTTATAAATGTATCAAGGGGTGCAATTATTAGTGAAGATGATTTAGTTTCACACTTAGATGGTGGAAACTTAAAAGGTGTTGCACTAGACGTGTTTGAAAAAGAGCCACTATCTAAAAAGAGTAGGTTATGGGATATTGATAGAGTAGTAATAACTTCTCATAATTCATGGATTAGCGAAATGATTGGGGAACGAAGATGGAATCTTTTTTATGAAAATCTTAAGAGATATGTGAATGATGAAGAACTATTAAATGTAGTTAAAATAGAGAAAGGATACTAA
- the codA gene encoding cytosine deaminase produces MDLIIRNAKIRRQENLVDIGIKDGKFIEINEKIHAKASKEINANGYLLTSPFVESHIHLDSALSAGVPRYNESGTLLEGIEIWGERKRTLTKEDIKKNAIETIKWQIANGVLRIRTHSDVTEPSLMTLEAILEVKEEMKEYVDIQIVAFPQDGIFSIKDMDKQIEKALKMGADVVGGIPQVELTREDGIKSIEYIFNLANKYNKLIDIHTDETSDDQSRFIEVIAKHTISSGMEGLVTASHATAMHNYNNDYASKIIGILKRADVNIVTNPFSNTVLQNRLDGYPRRRGHTRVDELIDRGVNVSIGNDNIMDPFGPLGKGNMLQAAHLLLHTAHLSGNEQILKLFDMITVNGAKTINEEEYDIKVGNQADCLILDARDEKESIRLTSECLYVIRKGKVISETKPAKRLLKLDQDTFDIDFKI; encoded by the coding sequence ATGGATCTAATTATTAGAAATGCGAAGATAAGAAGGCAGGAGAATTTAGTAGATATAGGAATTAAAGATGGAAAATTTATAGAAATAAATGAGAAAATCCACGCTAAAGCTTCAAAAGAAATAAATGCGAATGGCTACTTACTAACATCCCCATTTGTAGAATCTCACATACATTTAGATTCTGCACTTAGTGCAGGAGTTCCAAGGTATAACGAAAGTGGTACTCTTCTGGAAGGTATAGAAATTTGGGGAGAAAGGAAAAGAACTTTAACTAAAGAAGATATTAAGAAAAATGCAATAGAAACTATAAAGTGGCAGATTGCAAATGGAGTTCTTAGAATCAGAACACACTCAGACGTAACTGAACCAAGCTTAATGACTTTAGAGGCTATTTTAGAAGTTAAAGAAGAGATGAAAGAGTATGTAGATATTCAAATAGTAGCTTTTCCACAGGATGGGATTTTCTCTATAAAAGATATGGACAAGCAAATAGAGAAAGCCTTAAAGATGGGTGCAGATGTTGTTGGTGGAATTCCACAAGTTGAGTTAACAAGAGAAGATGGAATTAAATCTATTGAATACATTTTTAACCTAGCTAATAAATATAACAAACTCATAGACATTCATACAGATGAAACTAGTGATGATCAATCTAGATTTATAGAAGTGATAGCTAAGCATACAATTAGTAGTGGAATGGAAGGACTAGTTACTGCAAGTCATGCAACTGCAATGCATAACTATAATAATGACTATGCTTCAAAAATAATAGGAATATTAAAAAGAGCAGATGTAAACATAGTCACAAATCCTTTTTCGAATACAGTCTTACAGAATAGATTAGATGGATATCCAAGAAGAAGAGGTCATACGAGAGTAGATGAACTAATAGATAGAGGAGTAAATGTAAGTATAGGAAATGATAATATTATGGATCCATTTGGACCTTTAGGAAAGGGAAATATGTTACAAGCAGCTCATTTATTATTGCATACTGCACATTTAAGTGGAAATGAGCAAATATTAAAACTATTCGATATGATTACCGTGAATGGAGCTAAGACTATTAATGAAGAAGAATATGATATAAAGGTTGGTAATCAAGCTGATTGTTTAATACTAGATGCTAGAGATGAAAAAGAATCTATAAGACTTACTAGCGAATGCTTGTACGTAATTCGAAAAGGAAAAGTAATTTCTGAAACAAAGCCCGCAAAAAGATTATTAAAGTTAGATCAAGATACATTTGATATAGATTTTAAAATTTAA
- a CDS encoding pyridoxamine 5'-phosphate oxidase family protein — MRRKDREMDKDFAYSIIDKSEFGTLATLNEYGTPYCVPISTARYGDKIYIHSAYQGRKIENIKRNPNISMSFVGDVKVPTPITKEEYEKAVSEGGGIGKIVSKKFTTEFESAVIFGTVEIVEDKNEKILGLKLISEKYVPENMPYFEDAIEASLNRTCVLRIDIKEITGKRKKYNKEGIEMKWGRMDNI; from the coding sequence ATGAGAAGAAAAGATCGTGAAATGGATAAAGATTTTGCATACTCTATTATAGATAAATCTGAGTTTGGAACCCTTGCAACTTTAAATGAATATGGTACTCCTTACTGTGTTCCTATATCAACTGCGAGATATGGTGATAAAATCTATATTCACTCCGCCTATCAAGGAAGAAAAATAGAAAATATAAAAAGAAATCCAAATATAAGTATGTCATTTGTAGGAGATGTAAAAGTTCCAACACCAATAACTAAAGAAGAGTATGAAAAAGCTGTAAGTGAAGGCGGAGGAATTGGAAAGATAGTTAGTAAAAAATTCACAACTGAGTTTGAATCTGCTGTTATATTTGGTACTGTAGAAATAGTAGAAGATAAGAATGAAAAAATATTGGGTTTGAAGCTAATTTCAGAAAAATATGTACCTGAAAATATGCCATATTTTGAAGACGCTATAGAGGCTAGTTTGAATAGGACTTGTGTTCTAAGAATAGATATAAAAGAGATAACTGGAAAACGAAAAAAGTATAATAAAGAAGGAATTGAAATGAAGTGGGGTCGCATGGATAATATATAA
- a CDS encoding CBS domain-containing protein, producing the protein MKAKDIMQTSVITVGPDTKIEEIAKILSDNNISGVPVVDDDKIVGIVSEGDLLHKEANPRIPTIYPISAFGSFTYLGDYKKYEEDIKKLSAMKASEIMTTEVISESEDTDINKIASIMIDKKINRIPITRDDKLVGIVSRADLIKILGQQS; encoded by the coding sequence ATGAAAGCAAAAGATATTATGCAAACGTCAGTTATAACTGTAGGACCAGATACTAAGATAGAAGAAATAGCAAAGATATTATCAGATAATAATATTTCAGGAGTTCCTGTAGTTGACGATGATAAGATAGTAGGTATAGTGAGCGAAGGAGATCTTCTACACAAAGAAGCTAACCCAAGAATACCAACTATCTATCCTATATCTGCATTTGGAAGCTTTACTTATTTAGGAGATTATAAAAAATATGAAGAAGACATAAAGAAACTTTCTGCTATGAAAGCTTCTGAGATTATGACAACTGAAGTTATATCTGAATCAGAGGATACAGATATAAATAAAATTGCGTCTATTATGATAGATAAAAAGATTAATCGTATTCCAATAACAAGAGATGATAAACTAGTAGGAATAGTGAGTAGAGCAGATTTAATAAAAATCTTAGGACAACAATCATAA
- a CDS encoding tyrosine-type recombinase/integrase, with amino-acid sequence MKVQEVKLDNNQRRYLLVDDNGFPIIPVAKYLKYIDNSEKSFNTQKTYAYSFKLYFEYLQEIDIDYKNVNINILSNFVGWLRNPYENNKVVTLKPTKAKRTEKTVNLTITVVTNFYDYLYRTEEINNDMDDKLMKQVFAGGHKHYKDFLYHVNKDKPSSKNILKIKEPRRKVKVLTKEEMQKVYDATTNIRDEFLIKLLYETGLRIGEALSLFIEDIVFDHNKGHRIKLVNRGKLNLFAIDNNITDELGNRYHFKNHSLRHTYAVKMLNGGVDILTVKELLAHASPEMTMRYAKLLDDTKRKVFDKAVKQGIFSFDESDKLKEENDGEIPYDIIDMLYTNHKLNALDTPYGTCMQRANGKCSYAKQPPCLTCNNGNPCKDLCVGAFEGDIIKYEILINSTKNMIENAKMYNRTETISENEELLKRYEDIYSKISQGNMIYSRLDKLKKKVN; translated from the coding sequence TTGAAAGTACAAGAGGTTAAGTTAGACAACAACCAAAGAAGATATTTGTTAGTTGACGATAATGGATTTCCAATAATACCAGTAGCAAAGTATTTAAAGTATATTGATAATAGTGAAAAGAGTTTTAATACTCAAAAGACATATGCTTACTCTTTTAAACTATATTTTGAGTACCTACAAGAGATAGATATAGATTATAAGAATGTTAATATCAATATACTATCTAACTTTGTAGGATGGCTTAGAAACCCATACGAAAATAATAAAGTCGTTACATTAAAACCAACTAAAGCAAAAAGGACTGAAAAGACTGTAAATTTAACTATAACAGTTGTAACAAACTTTTATGACTATTTATATAGAACAGAAGAAATAAATAATGATATGGATGATAAACTTATGAAGCAAGTATTTGCAGGAGGTCATAAACATTATAAAGACTTTCTATATCATGTAAATAAAGATAAACCTTCAAGCAAGAATATATTGAAAATAAAAGAACCAAGACGTAAAGTTAAAGTTCTGACTAAAGAAGAGATGCAAAAGGTATATGATGCTACTACTAACATAAGAGATGAATTTTTAATTAAATTATTGTATGAAACAGGACTTAGAATAGGCGAAGCCTTATCTCTATTTATCGAAGATATTGTTTTTGACCACAATAAAGGTCATAGAATTAAGTTAGTTAATAGAGGCAAACTTAATTTATTTGCAATAGATAATAATATAACAGATGAACTTGGCAACAGATATCACTTTAAAAATCACTCTTTAAGGCATACCTATGCTGTCAAAATGCTTAATGGTGGTGTTGATATACTGACAGTTAAAGAATTACTCGCTCATGCTTCACCAGAGATGACTATGCGATATGCTAAATTGCTTGATGATACAAAGAGAAAAGTCTTCGATAAAGCAGTAAAACAGGGCATATTTAGTTTTGATGAAAGTGATAAGTTAAAAGAAGAAAATGATGGTGAGATACCTTATGATATTATAGATATGCTATATACAAACCATAAATTAAATGCTCTTGATACACCTTATGGTACTTGTATGCAAAGAGCAAATGGTAAATGTAGTTATGCAAAACAACCACCTTGCTTAACCTGTAATAATGGAAATCCTTGTAAAGACCTGTGTGTTGGAGCGTTTGAAGGCGATATTATTAAATATGAGATATTGATTAACTCAACTAAAAATATGATTGAAAATGCTAAAATGTATAATAGAACTGAAACGATAAGTGAAAATGAAGAATTACTAAAACGATATGAAGATATTTACTCTAAAATATCACAAGGGAATATGATTTATAGTAGATTAGATAAGTTGAAAAAGAAGGTGAATTAA
- a CDS encoding DUF6262 family protein yields the protein MSDYNRSEHLKELHSKRKAITQEKVDKAIQRLIKTQKPINFNSVASESGVTKKLYMTIKILENVFKNLRHQQSQVPTPLQVKREMDDNNKDAIISSLKRKIKKLEEENKELKEQVKINYADIYKNI from the coding sequence TTGAGTGACTATAATCGTTCAGAGCATTTAAAAGAGTTGCATAGTAAACGTAAGGCTATAACTCAAGAAAAGGTAGATAAAGCAATTCAAAGGCTTATAAAAACCCAAAAGCCTATTAATTTTAATAGTGTTGCAAGTGAAAGTGGTGTTACTAAAAAACTTTATATGACAATAAAGATATTAGAGAACGTATTTAAAAATCTTAGACATCAACAATCACAAGTACCTACTCCATTACAAGTTAAAAGAGAAATGGATGATAACAATAAAGACGCTATCATATCAAGTTTAAAAAGAAAAATTAAAAAATTAGAAGAAGAAAATAAAGAACTCAAAGAGCAAGTTAAAATCAACTATGCAGATATTTATAAGAACATATGA
- a CDS encoding DUF5050 domain-containing protein — protein sequence MSIIVTICAILILPTEKSFAKEQTVKTTLPNFTVTLNGNKVNNQYRQFPLLVYKDITYFPMTWFDSRLLGIETEWSQTNGLKIEQKKITSSFEDYSTKLKNANTQYAKTLDFKITLNGKLINNSNEEYPLLSFRDVTYFPLTWKFAHNEFNWKYDWSNSKGLSINSNNKQLMTINLPKYAGENSVAMYDGYYYFVETVDHTNNIYRVHGSNTTKKELVYSYEIDPHYGFQNLLKFEIKNGELWFSYHYGGAVMGSDIFCKINNDGKATEEYRGHINFIEVIPEGTLALSQPPTAQGSMLIYIPKGKNYEEGKRIGDTGLLYRSKISLQGDNVYVLGAKYPFEGEKVHKIYKVNINTNETLQITDFGVESLKVINNKLYYVKSIDKHLYSSNLDGTSEKKLSDNSLPEYDAWYEELNGNVYYATSNEENKQSIYKVEMDKEDSLLLKEKVDRVEILSGKLIAKLVSGEDYGIKIFDENGQMVLTVTDEVSDFFAHKDNILMILAKNKSVKLIK from the coding sequence ATGTCAATTATAGTCACGATTTGTGCAATACTTATATTACCTACAGAAAAGAGTTTTGCAAAAGAGCAAACTGTAAAAACTACACTACCTAATTTTACGGTAACACTAAATGGAAATAAGGTTAATAATCAGTATAGACAGTTTCCTCTTTTAGTGTATAAAGATATCACATACTTTCCTATGACTTGGTTTGATTCTAGACTTTTAGGAATTGAAACAGAGTGGTCACAGACTAATGGTCTTAAAATAGAACAAAAGAAAATTACTTCATCTTTTGAAGACTATAGTACCAAATTAAAAAATGCTAACACACAGTATGCTAAAACTCTAGACTTTAAAATAACATTAAATGGAAAGTTGATAAACAACTCTAATGAAGAATATCCACTTTTAAGCTTTAGAGATGTAACTTATTTTCCACTTACATGGAAATTTGCTCACAATGAATTTAATTGGAAATATGATTGGAGCAACTCAAAGGGACTTAGTATAAATTCTAATAACAAACAGTTAATGACAATAAATTTACCTAAATATGCAGGAGAAAACAGCGTTGCTATGTATGATGGATATTATTATTTTGTGGAAACAGTAGACCATACAAATAACATATATAGGGTACATGGGAGTAACACTACAAAAAAAGAATTAGTATACTCATATGAAATAGACCCTCACTATGGATTTCAAAATCTATTAAAATTTGAAATAAAAAATGGAGAACTTTGGTTCTCATATCACTATGGTGGAGCAGTAATGGGGTCAGATATCTTCTGTAAGATAAATAATGATGGAAAAGCTACAGAAGAATATAGAGGACATATAAACTTTATAGAAGTAATACCAGAAGGTACTTTAGCTTTAAGTCAACCACCAACAGCACAAGGAAGTATGTTGATATATATACCTAAAGGAAAAAACTATGAAGAGGGGAAAAGAATAGGAGATACAGGTTTATTATATAGAAGCAAAATATCACTACAAGGAGATAATGTATATGTATTAGGAGCAAAGTATCCTTTCGAAGGTGAAAAGGTACATAAAATTTACAAAGTTAATATAAATACAAATGAAACTTTACAGATTACAGATTTTGGAGTTGAGAGTTTAAAAGTTATAAATAACAAACTTTATTACGTAAAAAGTATAGATAAACATCTTTACTCATCGAATCTAGATGGAACGAGTGAGAAAAAATTGTCTGATAATAGTTTGCCTGAGTATGATGCATGGTATGAAGAATTGAATGGAAATGTATACTATGCAACTTCGAATGAAGAAAACAAACAAAGTATATATAAAGTAGAAATGGATAAAGAAGATAGTCTTTTACTTAAAGAAAAAGTAGATAGAGTTGAAATATTAAGTGGAAAACTGATAGCTAAACTAGTTAGTGGAGAAGACTATGGAATTAAAATATTTGACGAAAATGGACAGATGGTATTAACGGTTACAGATGAAGTTTCTGACTTCTTTGCACATAAAGATAATATATTGATGATTTTAGCAAAAAACAAATCAGTAAAGCTAATAAAATAG
- the htpG gene encoding molecular chaperone HtpG, with the protein METKQFKAESKRLLDLMINSIYTHKEIFLRELISNASDAVDKIYYKALVDDSVSFEKDDYYIKIVSDEEKRELKVIDTGIGMTKEELEDSLGTIARSGSFAFKKENELKDGYDIIGQFGVGFYSAFMVAEKVIVISRALGSNEAYKWESEGAEGYTIEPCEKDSVGTEIILKIKDNTEDENYDDYLNEYRLKNIIKKYSDFIRYPIKMDVTMSKLKDGSENEYESYKEEQIINSMVPIWRKNKNELTDKDYEDFYSEKHYGFDKPVKHIHIDAEGTINYSAILYIPEKIPFDYYTKEYEKGLELYSNGVLIMNKCSELLPDYFSFVKGMVDSEDLSLNISREMLQHDRQLKLIARNIKNKIKNELVSLLKNEREKYESFFKSFGRQLKFGVYNDFGMNKEELQDLLLFYSSKDKKLVTLDEYVSRMPEEQKYIYYASGESIERIEKLPQTELVSEEGYEILYLVEDIDEFIIKTLVNYKEKEFKSVSSSDLGIETDEDKNDDNKDDSKELFEYMKDILSDKVKDVRVSKRLKHHPVCFSNEGEISIEMEKVLKSMSNDQDVKADKVLEINVNHDVYKSLKDAYDKDKEKLKLYTNLLYNQALLIEGLPVEDSIDFTNNICKLMI; encoded by the coding sequence TTGGAAACAAAACAATTTAAAGCGGAGTCTAAAAGACTTTTAGATTTAATGATCAATTCAATCTATACTCATAAAGAAATTTTTTTAAGAGAACTTATATCTAATGCTAGTGATGCTGTTGATAAAATTTATTATAAGGCATTAGTAGACGATAGTGTTTCTTTTGAAAAAGATGATTATTATATAAAAATAGTTTCAGATGAGGAAAAAAGAGAATTAAAAGTAATAGATACTGGTATAGGTATGACTAAAGAGGAACTAGAGGATAGCTTAGGAACTATTGCTAGAAGTGGATCATTTGCATTTAAAAAAGAGAATGAATTAAAAGATGGATATGATATAATAGGTCAATTTGGAGTTGGATTCTATTCAGCTTTTATGGTAGCTGAAAAAGTTATAGTTATAAGTAGAGCTTTAGGTAGTAATGAGGCATATAAATGGGAATCTGAAGGGGCAGAAGGATATACTATAGAGCCATGTGAAAAAGATTCAGTTGGTACTGAAATTATATTAAAAATAAAAGATAATACAGAAGATGAAAATTATGATGACTATTTAAATGAATATAGATTAAAAAACATTATAAAGAAATACTCAGACTTTATTAGATATCCAATAAAAATGGATGTAACTATGAGTAAATTAAAAGATGGTAGTGAAAATGAGTACGAAAGCTATAAAGAAGAACAAATTATAAATAGTATGGTTCCTATATGGAGAAAAAATAAAAACGAGCTTACAGATAAAGATTATGAAGATTTTTACTCTGAAAAGCATTATGGATTTGATAAACCTGTAAAACATATTCATATAGATGCAGAAGGAACTATTAACTATAGTGCTATTTTATATATACCAGAAAAAATACCTTTCGATTATTATACAAAAGAATATGAAAAAGGCTTAGAGTTATATTCAAATGGTGTACTTATAATGAATAAATGCTCAGAGTTGTTACCTGACTACTTTAGTTTCGTTAAAGGTATGGTAGACTCTGAAGATTTATCACTTAATATCTCAAGAGAAATGTTGCAACATGATAGACAACTTAAGTTAATAGCTAGAAATATTAAAAATAAAATCAAAAATGAATTAGTATCATTATTAAAAAATGAAAGAGAAAAGTATGAATCATTCTTTAAGTCTTTCGGTAGACAATTAAAGTTTGGAGTATATAATGACTTTGGAATGAATAAAGAAGAGCTACAAGACTTACTGCTATTCTATTCATCTAAAGATAAAAAGCTTGTAACACTAGATGAATATGTTTCAAGAATGCCAGAAGAACAAAAATATATATATTATGCATCTGGAGAATCAATCGAGAGAATTGAGAAACTACCACAAACAGAGTTAGTTTCAGAAGAGGGATATGAGATACTATACTTAGTTGAAGATATAGATGAATTCATAATTAAGACACTAGTGAACTATAAAGAGAAAGAATTTAAATCTGTGTCAAGTAGTGATTTAGGCATCGAAACAGATGAAGATAAAAATGATGATAATAAAGACGATAGTAAAGAACTATTTGAATATATGAAAGATATACTATCTGACAAAGTAAAAGATGTAAGGGTATCTAAGCGATTGAAACATCATCCAGTATGTTTTTCAAATGAAGGCGAGATATCTATAGAAATGGAAAAGGTATTAAAATCAATGTCTAATGACCAAGATGTTAAAGCAGATAAGGTATTAGAAATCAATGTAAATCATGATGTGTATAAATCTTTAAAAGATGCTTATGATAAGGATAAAGAAAAGTTAAAATTATATACAAACTTATTATACAATCAAGCTCTTTTAATAGAAGGACTACCAGTTGAAGATTCTATAGACTTTACAAATAATATTTGCAAGCTAATGATATAA
- a CDS encoding MATE family efflux transporter: MSNETTDKLGTQSIGKLLLSLALPAIIAQLINMLYNIVDRIYIGHIPEIGAIALTGVGVAFPIIILITAFSSLIGMGGAPRAAIKMGEKKDEEAEQILGNCVSLIVLLSIILTVFFSVTGKSLLMKFGASSETILYADSYLSIYVIGTIFVMTTLGLNSFITNQGFAKTSMLTVIIGAIINIILDPILIFGFNMGVKGAAIATVISQAASAIWVIKFMVGDKTKLKIRKKNLKIKKEVVIPILLLGISPFIMQSTESILNISLNSSLQKYGGDIAVGAMTILASLMQLMFLPLTGLTQGAQPIISYNYGAKKNSRVKEAFRLLLISSIVFSTVLWLLMMLLPKVFVSLFTRDPELIKITVWAIRIYLGAALVLGAQISCQQTFIALGQAKISLFLALLRKVILLIPLIYIFPLFFSNKVFAVFFAEPVADVIATTVTVAAFTLKFKSLLKENE, from the coding sequence ATGAGTAATGAAACAACTGATAAATTAGGAACACAAAGTATTGGAAAGCTTCTATTAAGCTTAGCACTACCAGCAATAATAGCACAACTAATAAATATGCTTTACAATATAGTTGATCGTATTTACATAGGGCATATACCAGAAATAGGAGCAATTGCATTAACTGGAGTGGGAGTTGCATTCCCAATTATTATATTAATAACAGCATTTAGTTCACTTATAGGTATGGGAGGCGCTCCTAGAGCTGCAATAAAAATGGGTGAAAAAAAGGATGAAGAAGCTGAACAGATCTTGGGTAACTGCGTTTCACTAATAGTATTATTATCAATTATACTTACAGTTTTCTTTTCAGTTACAGGAAAAAGTCTTTTAATGAAATTTGGAGCAAGTAGTGAAACCATATTATATGCAGATAGTTATTTAAGTATATATGTAATAGGAACTATATTCGTAATGACCACACTAGGACTTAATAGTTTTATAACTAATCAAGGATTTGCTAAAACTAGCATGCTAACAGTAATTATAGGGGCTATTATAAATATAATACTAGATCCTATACTTATATTTGGATTTAATATGGGAGTTAAGGGAGCTGCTATAGCAACTGTAATTTCACAGGCTGCATCGGCCATCTGGGTTATTAAGTTTATGGTGGGAGACAAAACTAAACTTAAAATTCGCAAAAAGAATTTAAAGATTAAAAAAGAAGTAGTAATTCCTATACTTTTACTAGGAATATCACCTTTTATAATGCAGAGTACGGAAAGTATATTGAATATATCCTTAAACTCTTCATTACAAAAATATGGAGGAGATATAGCAGTTGGTGCTATGACTATATTAGCTAGTTTAATGCAACTTATGTTTTTACCTCTAACAGGATTAACACAAGGAGCACAACCTATAATAAGTTATAACTATGGAGCTAAAAAGAATAGTCGTGTAAAAGAAGCGTTTAGATTATTACTTATATCATCAATTGTATTTTCAACAGTATTATGGTTGCTTATGATGTTGCTTCCAAAGGTATTTGTATCATTATTTACTCGTGATCCTGAACTTATTAAGATTACTGTTTGGGCTATAAGAATTTACTTAGGAGCTGCTTTGGTACTAGGGGCACAGATTTCTTGTCAACAGACATTTATAGCACTTGGTCAAGCTAAGATTTCACTTTTCTTAGCACTTTTAAGGAAAGTCATTTTGTTAATTCCACTTATATATATTTTTCCACTATTTTTCTCGAATAAAGTTTTTGCTGTATTTTTTGCAGAGCCCGTCGCAGATGTTATTGCAACAACAGTTACGGTAGCTGCTTTCACACTTAAATTTAAAAGTTTACTAAAAGAAAATGAATAA